A genomic window from Diospyros lotus cultivar Yz01 chromosome 2, ASM1463336v1, whole genome shotgun sequence includes:
- the LOC127795568 gene encoding glutamate receptor 2.7-like: MAKFDSEYSSSSSSSSSSSLLVLLLLSSGFLHNVLGGQVKVDVGLILDKDTIVGKITKTSMDMALEDFYATHLNFTTRLVLHPRDSKTDIVEAASAVIDLLKNVRVQAILGPQSSTEAEFVINIGNKTQVPIISLATSPSLSTKENPYFIRAAPIASAQIGALVSIIKAFSWRQIVLIYEDNSYGRGILPHLIDALLLINTQVRYRSVISLSATDDYILRELYKLQTMQTRVFVVHMLLPLASRLFLKVKEVGMMRQGYVWIITDAITSLLDSKDPTHIEAMQGVIGVKTYVPRSKKLDKFKKRWRTRFIQENPDIEYECELNIYGLWAYSSVKLLAMAMEKAQISKPKFWKPNTNGENWTDLDVIGALEMGPMLLQSIRNMRFNDLSGEFNLVDGELQSSTFQIVNVIGKRDWEVGFWTKKYGISKHLMPDKDSYTTYKDDLIKPIIWPGESYVVPKGWEMTTTEKRLRVGFPVDNTFSGFIEMEKDPQTNAVIAIGFCVDVFKEVMDHLLPYAIQYEFIPFVTPGANITRSYDNLVYQIALDKFDVVVGDITIRANRFKFVDFTMPFTESGVAMIVPIKDDESKNAWIFMKPLTMDMWLIIGALFIFIGFVVWVLEHRVNKEFRGPPHQQVGMIFWFSFSTLVFSHREKVVNNLSRFVLAVWVFVVLIVTSSYTASLTSMLTVQKLQPTITDINDLIKNGDYVGYAEGSFVGELLKSMGFNHSKIKTYNLQKYNEALSKGSKNGGVAAIVDEIPYLRIFLSKYCSKYVMVGPTHASEGFGFAFAKGSPLVPDVSRGILSLKEGENMNKITAKWFSQEKDCIDQNDIMVTFGSLTVESFKGLFLIASVSSLFALIVFISNFLYENKTILASNCSIREKAGMMVKSFDKQKDGSFDGCKKNQLP, from the exons ATGGCCAAGTTTGATTCAGaatactcttcttcttcttcttcttcttcttcttcttctctgcttGTACTGTTATTGCTCTCGTCGGGCTTCCTACATAATGTGCTTGGCGGGCAAGTTAAGGTTGATGTGGGGTTGATTCTTGACAAAGACACCATTGTCGGGAAGATAACAAAGACAAGCATGGACATGGCACTTGAAGATTTCTATGCCACTCACCTCAATTTTACCACAAGGCTTGTTCTTCACCCTAGAGATTCCAAGACTGATATTGTTGAGGCTGCATCAGCTG TTATAGACTTACTCAAGAATGTGCGAGTACAGGCAATACTAGGTCCACAATCATCCACAGAGGCAGAATTTGTGATTAATATCGGCAACAAAACACAAGTTCCCATAATTTCTTTAGCAACTAGCCCTTCTCTATCGACGAAAGAAAATCCATACTTCATTCGAGCAGCGCCTATTGCATCTGCTCAAATTGGAGCCCTAGTATCTATAATCAAGGCATTTAGTTGGAGGCAGATAGTGTTAATCTATGAGGACAACTCTTATGGTCGTGGGATACTTCCCCATCTAATTGATGCTCTACTACTAATCAACACGCAAGTTCGATATCGAAGTGTCATTTCTTTGTCAGCCACAGATGATTATATCCTTCGAGAACTCTACAAGCTACAAACCATGCAGACTAGGGTTTTTGTGGTGCATATGCTTTTACCTCTTGCTTCTCGTCTTTTCCTGAAGGTTAAAGAAGTTGGAATGATGAGACAGGGATATGTTTGGATTATAACAGATGCTATTACAAGTTTGTTAGATTCCAAGGATCCCACACATATAGAAGCAATGCAAGGTGTAATAGGTGTCAAGACTTATGTTCCAAGGTCCAAAAAGCTTGACAAATTCAAGAAAAGATGGAGAACAAGATTTATTCAAGAGAATCCAGATATAGAATATGAATGTGAACTAAACATATATGGCTTGTGGGCATATAGTAGTGTCAAGTTATTAGCAATGGCAATGGAGAAAGCACaaatttcaaaaccaaaattttggaaaccaAATACCAATGGAGAGAATTGGACAGACTTAGATGTAATTGGAGCCTTAGAAATGGGGCCAATGCTTCTTCAATCAATTCGAAACATGAGATTCAATGACTTGAGTGGTGAATTCAATTTAGTTGATGGAGAGTTACAATCATCAACCTTTCAAATAGTCAATGTGATTGGAAAACGAGATTGGGAAGTAGGCTTTTGGACTAAAAAATATGGGATCTCAAAGCATTTAATGCCAGACAAGGATAGTTATACAACTTACAAAGATGATCTCATCAAGCCAATCATATGGCCCGGTGAATCTTATGTAGTGCCTAAAGGTTGGGAAATGACAACAACGGAAAAAAGGTTGAGGGTTGGATTTCCGGTTGACAATACATTCTCTGGATTCATAGAAATGGAAAAGGATCCTCAAACAAATGCTGTCATTGCCATTGGTTTTTGTGTAGATGTGTTTAAAGAAGTGATGGATCATTTGCTCCCTTATGCTATCCAATATGAGTTTATTCCTTTTGTAACTCCTGGTGCTAATATTACAAGAAGCTATGATAACCTCGTTTATCAAATTGCTCTTGAT AAGTTCGATGTTGTTGTGGGTGACATAACCATCCGAGCAAATAGATTCAAGTTTGTTGATTTTACAATGCCTTTTACAGAATCTGGGGTGGCAATGATCGTTCCTATTAAGGATGATGAAAGCAAGAATGCATGGATTTTTATGAAACCCCTAACAATGGATATGTGGTTAATAATTGGGGCATTGTTCATCTTCATTGGCTTTGTGGTATGGGTTCTAGAGCATCGTGTTAACAAAGAATTCAGAGGCCCACCGCACCAACAAGTTGGAATGATATTTTGGTTCTCCTTCTCCACTCTAGTGTTTTCCCATa GGGAGAAGGTAGTTAATAATTTATCAAGATTTGTTTTAGCTGTTTGGGTGTTTGTGGTACTGATAGTGACATCAAGTTACACAGCAAGCTTAACGTCAATGCTAACTGTGCAAAAGCTACAACCCACTATCACTGACATCAACGATCTCATAAAAAATGGAGACTATGTCGGGTATGCTGAAGGATCTTTTGTTGGTGAACTTTTGAAGAGTATGGGCTTCAATCATTCCAAGATAAAGACttacaatttacaaaaatataatgaaGCCCTTTCCAAAGGAAGTAAGAATGGAGGGGTTGCTGCAATTGTCGATGAGATTccttatttgagaatatttcttTCCAAATATTGTTCCAAGTATGTTATGGTAGGACCAACTCATGCCTCTGAAGGTTTTGGCTTt GCATTTGCAAAGGGATCTCCCCTTGTACCTGATGTTTCAAGAGGCATATTGAGTTTAAAAGAGGGGgaaaatatgaacaaaattacAGCTAAATGGTTTAGCCAAGAAAAAGATTGCATAGACCAAAATGACATCATGGTCACCTTTGGAAGTCTGACCGTCGAAAGTTTCAAGGGGCTCTTCCTCATTGCTAGTGTATCTTCGCTTTTTGCTCTCATCGTATTCATTTCTAACTTTCTATACGAAAACAAAACCATTCTAGCCTCCAATTGCTCAATCAGGGAAAAGGCTGGTATGATGGTCAAGAGCTTTGATAAGCAAAAAGATGGTTCCTTTGATGGATGCAAAAAAAACCAATTGCCATAG